In the Bacillus sp. HSf4 genome, GGATTTAACAAGGATCATCCGGCTGTCAAAAGCGCCTTAAAATGGCTTTTTCAGAATCAGGAAGAAAACGGTTCATGGTACGGCCGCTGGGGTGTCTGTTATATCTACGGAACATGGGCGGCCTTGACCGGAATGAAAGCCGTCGGCGTCTTAGGCGAACACCCTGCCGTCAAAAAAGCCATCACATGGCTTAAATCGATACAGCTTGCTGATGGCAGCTGGGGGGAATCGTGCAAAAGCTGTGAAACAAAAAGCTTTTCACCTCTTCCCTACGGCACCGCCGTTCAAACAGCATGGGCTTTGGAGGCTTTGCTGCAATATGAGGCCCCTGACCAGCCGTTGATTCAAAAAGGAATTCGCTTTCTCATCGATGATGATAGGCGCCAGTCAAAACATCTTGACTATCCGACAGGCATCGGACTGCCCAAACAGTTTTACATTCGCTACCACAGCTATCCTTATGTGTTTTCACTGCTTGCTTCAAACGCGTTTATTAAACAAATGGAAATGGGGGAGAACGTTGAACCGAAATGAATATAAAGAGGAATTGACATCCTGGGCAAGGGAAATGAAGGAACAGGTGAAACATGATTCTTCTTTGGAGAGCCGTTTAGAAACGTTATTTCGTTCACTGGATGATCCGAATGCGACCGAACAGGAATGGTATGAACAAGCGGAAGCCGTATATCAAGCCGTTGGCCGGCACGCTCAATCCGACCGTCAGTCATTCAGGATGGTGCCGATCGGCGGCCACCGTCTGCCAAGGCTGCCCTACTCGTACTCAGCGCTTGAACCATATATTTCAAGAGAGATCATGTTTCTGCATCATACAAAACACCACCAAAGCTATGTCGACGGACTGAATAAAGCCGAGCGGGAACTGCAAAAGGCGCGGCAGTCGAAAAATTTTCAGCTTGTGAATCACTGGGAAAGGGAGCTTGCCTTTCATGGAGCCGGACATTATCTGCATACGATTTTTTGGTATGCAATGAATCCAAAAGGAAAAAGAAAGCCTACAGGTGAATTGCTGGAGATGATCAACCGCTCTTTTGGAAGCTATTCGGCATTTAAGCAACAGTTTTCTGAAGCGGCCAAACATGTGGAAGGTGTCGGCTGGGCTATCCTTGTCTGGGCGCCCCGTTCACACCGCCTGGAAATTCTGATCGCTGAAAAACATCAGTTCATGAGCCAGTGGGACGTAATTCCCCTGCTTCCGCTCGACGTATGGGAGCACGCATATTACCTTCAATATCAAAATGAAAGGGCAAAATACGTTGATAATTGGTGGAATGTCGTTGACTGGAGAGAGCCGGAAAGACGCTTTGCCCAAGCAAAACGAGTTCAATGGGAGCCGTTCTGATTCAAATTCAATGGCGGGACTTCAGCTATTGAAGTCCTGTTTTGTTTCGGTAGTTGCGCCGGACATCGGCCTCCCCGTCAAAGACTTGCCTCAAAAAGCGGACGAGCCTTTCCTCTCACACCTTTCTCTTCTCGGCGCCAGGCAGCCGACGACACTGGCCGAATCGAGCTAAAGTGCCGATACCTTTTCACTCTCAATACCGTATCTATTTCTCTTAAACCTCTATCGTATGTAATAAGGTGTCAAGTAAAAGTTTAAATACCCAGTTTATCTTGAGGATTGTTATAACCGATAACACGGAGATTGCTGAGGCGGAGTCGGGAGAGAAATCCCACAACCATACACCCTTCTGAATCTGCTATTTTAATCATTCCTTTATGAAATACCGAATCTCAGTCGATCCATATATCCCAAATTCATGCCTTAAGTATGAAATGTGAACGTTTTTTGATTTATTTGGAAAATAATCATTTTTCCTCATTCCTCTAATTCCAAAAATCGTTAAGCTATTCTACAAGAAGGGAGGAAATAAATGATCAAACTGTCGATGTTTGTCTGATTCAGCTGGCCAGTTTTTCGAAAAATGGCAATTTTATTTTAGGAGGGTTAATCATGAAAAAAATGTTTGCTTTCTTTACAGCCATAATGCTCGGTGTGACTTGTCTGCCGTACTTATCAGAAGCGAAAGAATCAAAACATACGGACAGTTCTGTTACAACCTTACCTTCTATGTCTGTACCCACATCTCTCAATCAGTCATTGAACCAGGAAAAACAACAGTTTAAAACTTCTGCTATTGATTTAAGCATCGGCCTCGATCTCTTAGGAATCGGAAACTCGATTAGGGATGCTATCGTTCAAAGCAATAACCGCAGCGGTTTCGTCAAAAACTGCATGGAAACCGCTTTTTATTCTGCAGGGCAAAGATACAATGTCATGGTGTTCAACTTAAGCCAAGGCTATCATAATGGTTTAAGAGGAGTTAAATTTTATGGATCTGCCAACTATCATGGCGTGATTTACGGCATTTGGGTATTTGAAAGCGGACAATTTACAAACCAAGGAGACGGCGGCTGGATTAACTGGGCCTTTAAAGGCTGGTTTGATCGAAACGGACAAACTGTAACATTCCGTAAGCCTTAATCAAAGTCAAGGTATCCCCTCTTCTGCTTGCTGGTAAAATCGTAAAAAACGAATTCACCGGCAAGCTTTTTTAATATTTCCGCACCAGAAAAACAGACGCCTTTTCCCTTCCATGCCCTTTCATCAAACACTTCCCCTTACCGATCAAATCGCCGAGAAAAGAAGACACAGCTGACCTAAGCGATGGGCTCGCAACTGTCTGCATGAAAAAAAGGCCGGATTTATCCGGCCTTATCAAAATTCAATCTTAGAATACGCCGATGACGTCCAAAAAGACGACAATAATGACGACTGGAGCTGCGTAGCGAATCAACAGAAGCCAGGCTGCAAACCATTTTCTGCTGATTTTAGAGCCCTCTTTCAATTCGGCAAAAAGTTCTTCTTTCGGTATTTTCAGCGGCACAAACACGGCGATGAGCAAAGCGCCGAGCGGCATTAAAATATTGCTGACGAGAAAATCCGCCGCATCAAAAATGGACAGATTGAAAATCGTTACATCCTGAAGCACCCCGTATGAAAGTGCTGAAGGAATACCGACGAGGAAAATCGCAATGCCTCCGACCCATGAAAAAACCTGTCTTTTTTTCGAATCACCTTTTGATAAGGATGAAACAAGAATTTCAAGCATTGAAAAAGCCGAGGTCAATGTCGCAAATAAAAATAACACAAGGAATGCCAATAAAAAGATGATCCCTAAAGGCATCTGATGAAAAACGGTTGGCAGCACGTTAAACAACAGCATCGGACCCGCATCCGGAGATAGGCCGAAAGAAAACACGGCGGGAAAAATGGCGATACCCGCAAGAACAGCCACAGATACGTTTAACAATGTCACCGAAAGCGCCGACTGCGCCAGGTTTTCCTTTTTAGATAAATACGAGCTGTACGTCACCATAACGGAAACACCGACACTCAATGAGAAGAACGACTGCCCCATTGCAAACAGAATCGTTTCGGTTTTGATGTGTGAAAGGTCCGGTTTCAAGAAAAATTCAAGCCCTTCCATCGAACCCGGCAATGTGACCGAGCGGATGATCAAAAGCAGAAAAATAATGAACAGAGCAGGCATCATAAACTTGCTCGCTTTTTCAATTCCGCTTCTGACTCCTTTTGCGACGACCAGGATCGTAATGATGATGAAGATCAGCTGGCTCGCCAAAACGAGATAAGGATTTGAAATCGTTTCCCCGAAGAGGTTGGCAAAGTCCGTGTTTCTTGATAATTCGCCTGTTAAACCTTTGAAAATATAAATAATGATCCAGCCGCCGACAACACTATAGAAAGACAGCAGAATAAAGCACGTGATAATGCCGAGCCGCCCGATCCAATGCCAAAGCGAACCTGGAGCCAGCTCCTTGTATGACTCAACGGCGTCTTTTTGAGTCTTTCTGCCGATAATGAATTCAGCCAATAATAAAGGAAGTCCAACCAATAAAGTAAAAAGGATAAAAATAAGTAAAAAAGCTCCGCCGCCGCTGGTTCCGGCAACATAAGGAAACTTCCATATCGCGCCTAGCCCGATTGCCGAGCCGGCCGAAGCTAAAATAAATCCGAGCTTTGATGACCATATATTTTGTTTATTTTCCACTAAAGCACCTCTTCTTCTATTAAAACTATTTGCACAACAGGCTACAAACTATCATTTTAAAAATGATAAACGAATTCGTCAAGGTTTTCAAATATTTCTTTCAGTTTACATAATATATTTATTGTCTATTATTATTTTATATTGAATTATTCAGAATATTAATTATAATAGGGGAATGTCACATTTTCTACGAGTGAGGAGTTTTGATTGATGAATCTTTTAGCTAAAATCAGCCAATTTACAGGAAAAACGTTTGCCATCTGGGTGATCTTATTCGCGGTGCTGGGATTTGCATTTCCCTCCTCTTTCACATGGATCAGCCCTTATATTACCATTCTGCTCGGGGTGATCATGTTTGGCATGGGATTGACGCTTTCAGCAGATGATTTCAAAGAACTGTTGAAAAACCCGCTGCAGGTGCTGCTCGGCGTCATTGTGCAATACACTGTCATGCCTTTGATCGCCTTTGGACTAGCCTATGGACTCGGTCTGCCATCTGAAATTGCAGTCGGCGTCATTTTGGTTGGATGCTGTCCAGGTGGAACGGCATCAAATGTCATGACATTTTTGGCAAAAGGCAACACGGCGCTGTCTGTCGCCATCACGACGGTGTCCACTTTGCTGGCGCCTTTTTTGACACCGTTTCTCATCTTATTTTTTGCGAAGGAATGGCTTCCCGTATCTCCCGGATCGCTATTCATCTCGATCTTGCAGGCGGTGCTTCTGCCGATTTTAGCAGGACTGATCGTCCAATTTTTCTTTAAAAAACAGGTCGAAAAAGCGGTTCAGGCCCTGCCGCTTGTCTCGGTCATCGGGATTGTCGCCATCGTCGCCGCAGTCGTCGGTGGCAACAGGGAAAATATTATACAATCAGGGCTGCTGATTTTTGCGGTCGTCGTTCTTCATAATGGCCTCGGCTTGTTTCTCGGCTTTATTTTAGCCAAATGCTTTAAAATGGATTATGCTTCGCAAAAAGCCGTCGCGATTGAAGTGGGCATGCAAAATTCCGGACTCGGAGCTGCGCTTGCCACCGCTCATTTCTCCCCGCTTTCCGCCGTCCCGAGCGCGGTTTTCAGTGTCTGGCATAACCTTTCAGGATCGTGGCTTGCGACATACTGGTCAAAACGCGAGAAGAATGACGTCCATTCTCCTGCCCCGCGAATGTTAAATAAAAAGCTTTGACCGATATAACGGTCAAAGCTTTTTTTCTCGATTTATCCTTCCAACAGAAGCTGTTCCGGATCTTCCAGCAGATTTTTAATGGTAACCAAAAAGCCTACCGCTTCTTTGCCATCGACAATCCGGTGGTCATAAGAAAGCGCGATGTACATCATCGGTCGGTTTTCGAAACGCTCTTCATCAATGGCGACAGGACGAAGCTGGATTTTGTGCATTCCCAAGATGCCAACTTGCGGGCTGTTCAAAATCGGAGTGGACAACAGTGAACCGAACGTTCCTCCGTTTGTAATCGTGAATGAACCGCCTTGAAGTTCTGAGAGCGCCAATTTATTGCTTCGCGCTTTCTTCGCAAGCTCTCCGATATCTTTTTCAATATCGGCAAAGGTTTTCCGGTCTGCATCGCGAACGACAGGGACGACAAGGCCGTCAGGAGCGGCAACCGCGATGCCGATATCATAAAACTTTTTGATGAGAAGCTCGTCGCCTTGAATTTCCGCATTGAGAAGCGGGTATTTTTTCAGAGCGGCGACAACGGCCTTTGTGAAGAATGACATGAAGCCGAGCTTCACTTCATGCTGTTCGAGAAATTGATCTTTTCGGCGTTTTCTGAGATTCATGACAGCCGTCATATCCACTTCGTTAAAAGTCGTCAGCATAGCGGCGGTGTGCTGAACTTCAACAAGGCGTTTGGCAATCGTCTGTCTCCGGCGCGACATTCTTTGCCGTTCGACAGGTTTCGCCGAATCTTCAGTCTTAGCGGCCGGTGCCTGCGCTTCACGTTTTGGTTCGGCTTGGGCTTTTGGCGGCTGCTCATGTTTTTGGTAGGATGCGACATCCTGTTTTCTGACCCTGCCAAGCGGATCGCCGGTAGGGATTTCTGATAAATCAATGCCTTTTTCACGGGCAAGTTTTCTGGCAGCCGGAGAAGCGATGGTTCTCGCTTTTTCTTTCTCCGTTTGAGCACTTGAGTCCTGTGCCGCGGCTTTTGTTTCCTGTGCCGCCTCTCCTTTTGAATCCTCAGGCGTTTTTTGAACGTCAGGCTGAGGAGCGGAGGATGCTTTTCCTTCTCCCTCGCCTTCTGAAATCGTGCCGATCACTTCGCCGACCTGAACCGTGTCACCGGAATCTTTCAGCACTTCCTGAAGAACACCGGACTGTTCTGCCGTCAATTCGACATTGACTTTATCCGTCTCCAGCTCCAGCAGGAACTCCCCTTGTTCTACATAGTCTCCCGGTTGTTTCAGCCATTGGGCTATCGTTCCTTCTGAAATTGATTCCGCTAGTTCAGGTACTTTAATTTCCGCCATCTTTTAGTTCCCCCTTAGTTTTTGCGAGTCAAGCTATCAGATACAATACGTTCCTGTTCCTTCTTATGAACGGTCGGATCCCCTTCTGCCGGACTGGAACGTCTTCTTCTGCCAATATAACGCACTTTAACACCATTTGGAGCGACTTCTCTTAAATAAGGCTCAATATAGTTCCACGCTCCCATATTTTGCGGTTCTTCCTGAACCCAGACGATCTCTTCCAAATGCGGCAGCTTGCTGAAGAGCGCCTTGATGTGTTTCGCTGGGAAAGGATAGAGCTCTTCAACCCGTGCAATATGGAGCCAGTCTTTTTCAGCTTCCATCTTATTAAAGTAATCACTGATATCAATCGATACTTTACCGCTCGATAGGACGAGGCGTGTCACCTTATCATATTGATGGTTCAGACCGGACATTTCATATACCGGCTTAAAGGTGCTGGCGCTCAGCTCCTGAACTTCCGAGACTGTATTTGGATTTCTCAAAAGGCTTTTCGGCGTCATGATGATCAGCGGACGGATTTCCTCGCGGAGAAGCATCTTCGCCTGCCTTCTTAAAATATGAAAGTATTGAGCGGCGCTTGTCAGATTGGCAACGGTCCAGTTATTTTCTGCTGCAAGCTGCAAAAAGCGCTCCGTTCTGCCGCTGGAATGCTCAGGCCCTTGACCTTCATACCCGTGAGGCAAGAGGACGACAAGTCCTGATTTCTGCCCCCATTTCGCCCTTCCTGCGGAAATAAACTGATCAAAGTACACTTGTGCCGCGTTTGCAAAATCGCCAAACTGCGCTTCCCAGATCACCATCGTTTCCGGTGAAGCAACATTATAACCGTATTCGAAGCCGAGGACAGATCCTTCAGAAAGCGGGCTGTTGTGAACCGCGAATGACGCTTTCGTATCTGCAAGGTGATGCAGCGCAATGAATTCGTCCCCTGTCTTGCTGTCATGAAGGACAAGGTTGCGGTGTGCGAATGTGCCGCGTTCTGAATCCTGGCCGGTCAGCCTTACAGGTGTGCCGTCTTTCAAAATCGAAGCAAACGCCAGCGCCTCCGCCAAAGACCAGTCGACTTTTCGGTCATCCTCAAACGCTTTGGCGCGCCTTTCGAGAATTCGTTTTAACTTTCCGAAAACGTTGAAGTTTTCCGGCCATGCGATGAGCTCTTCGTTTATTTTGCGCAGGAGATCAAAATGAACGGATGTGTCGACCTCCGGGAATCCGTTGGAAACCGGCTCCGGCAGGACGATTTCATGTGTCATGTCTTCTTTTTTGGCCGGCACTTTTCGGTACGCATCTTCCAAACGCTTCAGAACCGAATCTTGAATTTTTTGAACCGCCTCTTTTTCAATGATTCCTTTATCGATCAGTTTTTCTGAAAAAATGGTTTTGATCGTCGGATGCTTTTTGACCGCATCGTACAGCCTCGGCTGCGTCGCCACCGGTTCATCCATTTCATTATGCCCGAAACGGCGGTAGCCGATCAGATCAATCAAAAAGTCCTTGTTGAAGGTCTCGCGGTATTCGACTGCGAGCTGCACCGCTGAAAGACAAGCTTCAGGATCGTCTGCGTTCACATGGACAATCGGAATTTCAAAGCCCTTTGCCAGATCGCTGGCGTATTTCGTCGATCTGGATTCGTTGCTTTCCGTTGTAAAGCCGATCATATTGTTGGCGATGATGTGGATCGCTCCGCCGACCTGATAGCCCTTCAGCTGACTTAAGTTCAACGTTTCTGCGACGATTCCTTCCCCAGGGAACGCCGCATCTCCGTGGATCAAAATCGCCATGGATTTTTTGACGTCTTGAACCGGATAGCCTTTTTCTGTTCTCGTCTCCTGCGCAGCCCTAGTCGAGCCTTCTACGATCGGATCGATGAACTCAAGATGGCTCGGGTTGTTGGCCAGCGTGATGCGCGCCGTTTTTGTCTGTTCATCCTGAATCTGCCGGTTGGCGCCAAGGTGGTATTTGACATCACCTGTCCAGCCGTAGTTGATTCCGGTTGAGCCTTCAGACGGGACAAGATCTTTGTTCGGAGCGTGCTGGAATTCGGAAAAAATAATTTCATACGGCTTTCCCAGCACATGCGCCAGAACGTTGAGACGCCCCCTGTGCGCCATTCCGATATTAATGTTTGTCGTTCCGGAAGAAACCGACTCGGCGATAATATCATCCAGCATTGGCACAAGCGCATCAAGACCTTCGATTGAAAAACGTTTCTGCCCGACAAATGTTTTGTGGAGGAACTGTTCAAGACCTTCAACTTCCGTCAGTCTTCTTAACACTTCTATTAATTTCTCTTTTGATTTCGGGGCGAATAATTCCCCCGATTCGATCTTTTTCATCAGCCAATTGCGCTCTTCAAAAATATGCACATGGTCAAACTCAAAAGAAATCGACTTTTTGTATGTGTTCCTTAAGTACTGGATGGCTTTTAAACCGTTTGTGACTTCTTTAGGGGCATCTTTGCATATCACCGATGCCGGAATTCTTTCCACATCCTCCTCGGTTAAACCGTACTCGGCAAGCGGAAAAAGCTCCTGTTTGTCTTGCGTTTTTCTCAATGGATTGACGGAAGCGTTGAGATGGCCATAGGTTCTAATATCTTCTGCAAGTTTTATTGCCGATGCGATTTTTTCAATAGATTCAGCCGTAAAATTTGCCTCTCCTTGTGTTTCAGAGGCGGCCCTTATGTCGCCCGGGGGAGCTCCGAGATCGTCAAACATCTCTTTTAAATCAGGCTCCAGACTTTCCGGATCCCTGACATACTGATCATAAAGCTCCAGCACGTAGCCGAGGTTCGGACCGTGAAATTCTTCCCAAGTCATTCTTTGTTTCATTTGATTTTGAAACATTTGAACATTACCCCCAACCTAATTATCAAGTGAACAATTCACTATCTTAATATATCTTCTGAACCCTATGCCCAGAAATATGTAATAAAAACGCTTCCACGTATATTTTACCACTGTTTGTGAATCGTTTCTACACAGATTGTTCAAATAAAATTAAAAAATCGTCTTGAAAAATAAGAAAATTTATAATTTCGAACTTTCAGAGTATAAACCATTGGCAAAAGATTCATTCATTCCTTATTTTTCCCCTTTCGGCTGTTTTTTAACATCCTGAATGTGCTGTGCTGTTTTCAACAGCGATTTTCAAAATTAAAGTTGTTAAAGATAATAAAAATTTCGCTACTTTCCTTTTTATCGGCATAAAAAACAGATGGCTAAAGAGCTTGAGCCATCTGTTTTCTCTAACCTATACTTTTGTTCAACAGTTTTTTTAACAGCGGATACAGCACATCAGGAAGCTGGTCGACGTCAGGGACGAAGAGGCTGTATTTTCCGTACATATCCTGGATCGTTTTAATTTGCGATTCTTCGATTTCGCTGTTCGACAAAAACACATTGATGACTTCAATGTTTCGTTTTCTCGCTTCCATCACCGCTTCATGGGTGTCGACGATCCCGTTTTGTTCATAATTGAAAGCAGCCGGCTCTCCATCTGAAAAAACGATCAGGAATTTTTGCGCTTCGCTTCTTTGAACAAGCATGTTCGTCATCTGCCTGATCGCATAGCCGTCCCGATTGTCCTCTTCCGGTTCAAGCTGCATGATGTGCGGACCGGCTCCTTCTTTTAAGGAATCGGAAAACGAGACCGCCATGTGAAAGTAGTTAGGCTGGCTCGTCTCTGTCGCATCATTCGTGTCCTCCCAAAAACCGACGATTTGATGAGGGACGGACACTGATTTAAGCGCTTCATGAAACAGTACGATGCCCCTTTTCGTCTCCGCCATTTTGTCATGCATGCTTGCCGAACAATCGACAAGCAAAGTAAAAACAGCGTCGATTTCGGTTGACGGTTCTTGTTTTTTGTAAAAAAGGCGCGGATTCCGTTCTGTAAAGTACCGCAGCAGCTTATTGTTCAGCCTTCCGGCGTGCAGGTCAGTCCTCGGCAGCGTTTTTTTGTGCTCCAGTGTTTTTTGG is a window encoding:
- a CDS encoding superoxide dismutase; the encoded protein is MNRNEYKEELTSWAREMKEQVKHDSSLESRLETLFRSLDDPNATEQEWYEQAEAVYQAVGRHAQSDRQSFRMVPIGGHRLPRLPYSYSALEPYISREIMFLHHTKHHQSYVDGLNKAERELQKARQSKNFQLVNHWERELAFHGAGHYLHTIFWYAMNPKGKRKPTGELLEMINRSFGSYSAFKQQFSEAAKHVEGVGWAILVWAPRSHRLEILIAEKHQFMSQWDVIPLLPLDVWEHAYYLQYQNERAKYVDNWWNVVDWREPERRFAQAKRVQWEPF
- a CDS encoding stress response protein YvgO, translated to MSVPTSLNQSLNQEKQQFKTSAIDLSIGLDLLGIGNSIRDAIVQSNNRSGFVKNCMETAFYSAGQRYNVMVFNLSQGYHNGLRGVKFYGSANYHGVIYGIWVFESGQFTNQGDGGWINWAFKGWFDRNGQTVTFRKP
- a CDS encoding sodium-dependent transporter; this translates as MENKQNIWSSKLGFILASAGSAIGLGAIWKFPYVAGTSGGGAFLLIFILFTLLVGLPLLLAEFIIGRKTQKDAVESYKELAPGSLWHWIGRLGIITCFILLSFYSVVGGWIIIYIFKGLTGELSRNTDFANLFGETISNPYLVLASQLIFIIITILVVAKGVRSGIEKASKFMMPALFIIFLLLIIRSVTLPGSMEGLEFFLKPDLSHIKTETILFAMGQSFFSLSVGVSVMVTYSSYLSKKENLAQSALSVTLLNVSVAVLAGIAIFPAVFSFGLSPDAGPMLLFNVLPTVFHQMPLGIIFLLAFLVLFLFATLTSAFSMLEILVSSLSKGDSKKRQVFSWVGGIAIFLVGIPSALSYGVLQDVTIFNLSIFDAADFLVSNILMPLGALLIAVFVPLKIPKEELFAELKEGSKISRKWFAAWLLLIRYAAPVVIIVVFLDVIGVF
- a CDS encoding bile acid:sodium symporter family protein; this encodes MNLLAKISQFTGKTFAIWVILFAVLGFAFPSSFTWISPYITILLGVIMFGMGLTLSADDFKELLKNPLQVLLGVIVQYTVMPLIAFGLAYGLGLPSEIAVGVILVGCCPGGTASNVMTFLAKGNTALSVAITTVSTLLAPFLTPFLILFFAKEWLPVSPGSLFISILQAVLLPILAGLIVQFFFKKQVEKAVQALPLVSVIGIVAIVAAVVGGNRENIIQSGLLIFAVVVLHNGLGLFLGFILAKCFKMDYASQKAVAIEVGMQNSGLGAALATAHFSPLSAVPSAVFSVWHNLSGSWLATYWSKREKNDVHSPAPRMLNKKL
- the odhB gene encoding 2-oxoglutarate dehydrogenase complex dihydrolipoyllysine-residue succinyltransferase, with product MAEIKVPELAESISEGTIAQWLKQPGDYVEQGEFLLELETDKVNVELTAEQSGVLQEVLKDSGDTVQVGEVIGTISEGEGEGKASSAPQPDVQKTPEDSKGEAAQETKAAAQDSSAQTEKEKARTIASPAARKLAREKGIDLSEIPTGDPLGRVRKQDVASYQKHEQPPKAQAEPKREAQAPAAKTEDSAKPVERQRMSRRRQTIAKRLVEVQHTAAMLTTFNEVDMTAVMNLRKRRKDQFLEQHEVKLGFMSFFTKAVVAALKKYPLLNAEIQGDELLIKKFYDIGIAVAAPDGLVVPVVRDADRKTFADIEKDIGELAKKARSNKLALSELQGGSFTITNGGTFGSLLSTPILNSPQVGILGMHKIQLRPVAIDEERFENRPMMYIALSYDHRIVDGKEAVGFLVTIKNLLEDPEQLLLEG
- the sucA gene encoding 2-oxoglutarate dehydrogenase E1 component — protein: MFQNQMKQRMTWEEFHGPNLGYVLELYDQYVRDPESLEPDLKEMFDDLGAPPGDIRAASETQGEANFTAESIEKIASAIKLAEDIRTYGHLNASVNPLRKTQDKQELFPLAEYGLTEEDVERIPASVICKDAPKEVTNGLKAIQYLRNTYKKSISFEFDHVHIFEERNWLMKKIESGELFAPKSKEKLIEVLRRLTEVEGLEQFLHKTFVGQKRFSIEGLDALVPMLDDIIAESVSSGTTNINIGMAHRGRLNVLAHVLGKPYEIIFSEFQHAPNKDLVPSEGSTGINYGWTGDVKYHLGANRQIQDEQTKTARITLANNPSHLEFIDPIVEGSTRAAQETRTEKGYPVQDVKKSMAILIHGDAAFPGEGIVAETLNLSQLKGYQVGGAIHIIANNMIGFTTESNESRSTKYASDLAKGFEIPIVHVNADDPEACLSAVQLAVEYRETFNKDFLIDLIGYRRFGHNEMDEPVATQPRLYDAVKKHPTIKTIFSEKLIDKGIIEKEAVQKIQDSVLKRLEDAYRKVPAKKEDMTHEIVLPEPVSNGFPEVDTSVHFDLLRKINEELIAWPENFNVFGKLKRILERRAKAFEDDRKVDWSLAEALAFASILKDGTPVRLTGQDSERGTFAHRNLVLHDSKTGDEFIALHHLADTKASFAVHNSPLSEGSVLGFEYGYNVASPETMVIWEAQFGDFANAAQVYFDQFISAGRAKWGQKSGLVVLLPHGYEGQGPEHSSGRTERFLQLAAENNWTVANLTSAAQYFHILRRQAKMLLREEIRPLIIMTPKSLLRNPNTVSEVQELSASTFKPVYEMSGLNHQYDKVTRLVLSSGKVSIDISDYFNKMEAEKDWLHIARVEELYPFPAKHIKALFSKLPHLEEIVWVQEEPQNMGAWNYIEPYLREVAPNGVKVRYIGRRRRSSPAEGDPTVHKKEQERIVSDSLTRKN